A genomic region of Kribbella sp. NBC_00382 contains the following coding sequences:
- the lipB gene encoding lipoyl(octanoyl) transferase LipB, producing MRAIKYVEAGFGADAVDYETAWAEQRRLHAQVADGTGSDTVILLEHPPVYTAGKRTEPHERPVDGTPVVDVDRGGKITWHGPGQLVGYPIVKLASHVYVVDYVRRLEEALIAVCADLGVRTGRVKGRSGVWVPADDRGRERKIAAIGIRVAQSVTMHGFALNCDNDLTWFDRIVPCGISDADVTTLSKELGRDVSIAEVLEPVRRHLDVLLSWQDYERTPNLEHEETPAPAGITYGLTV from the coding sequence GTGAGGGCTATCAAGTATGTGGAGGCCGGATTCGGCGCCGACGCGGTCGACTACGAGACGGCGTGGGCCGAGCAACGGCGCCTGCACGCGCAGGTTGCCGACGGCACCGGGTCCGACACGGTCATCCTGCTGGAGCACCCACCGGTTTACACCGCGGGCAAGCGCACCGAGCCACACGAGCGGCCAGTGGACGGTACGCCGGTGGTCGACGTCGACCGCGGCGGCAAGATCACCTGGCACGGCCCCGGCCAATTGGTCGGGTACCCGATCGTGAAGCTCGCCTCACATGTGTACGTCGTGGACTACGTTCGCCGGCTGGAGGAAGCGCTGATCGCGGTCTGCGCCGACCTCGGCGTACGGACCGGGCGGGTCAAGGGTCGCAGCGGAGTGTGGGTGCCGGCGGACGATCGCGGGCGGGAGCGGAAGATCGCGGCGATCGGGATCCGGGTGGCGCAGAGCGTCACGATGCACGGATTCGCGCTGAACTGCGACAACGATCTGACCTGGTTCGACCGGATCGTGCCGTGCGGGATCTCCGATGCCGACGTCACCACGCTGTCGAAGGAGCTCGGCCGGGACGTGTCCATCGCCGAGGTGCTCGAGCCTGTTCGGCGGCACCTCGATGTGCTGCTTTCCTGGCAGGACTACGAGCGCACACCGAACCTCGAACACGAGGAAACCCCGGCCCCGGCGGGTATCACGTACGGCCTCACTGTCTGA
- a CDS encoding protein kinase domain-containing protein — MASEDISGYSLRRGLGSGSAGTVWLLRDLATGRHAVLKRIPKSAAVATNEFLGDLELARGIDHPHLARLLEVRESDREWLLFSQYVAAGTLTSLLERRGALSPGELVTLISPLAQALSALHGRGLTHGHLDLNDIMFDADGRPVITDAGLRALSSPTTPQADLSALGAIAHQAGGTAKTFPPSLFTTTPEVLAQQALHRATPLPISLNFTQDPEPATKTSPVTPATTPAPATPASPVAPAISLRRSQPPTQQRGSIRETALKFLRTKRAAYGILAACGAGAVTTLVIGLLTVGVLGHPAPNSTANAAQPTQPTTPHQSTTPRQPVTPKQPAADGKKWLQTLQALDVRRSQAFATLDPTVLNSVYVPGSSPWSADRELLATYRKQQLRIEGLRLQIQSVTVENPGPTTVVLRVVDRFVAGAAITSTGQRTIFPPGKPTTRRVTLTAAATSWRISSIAEA, encoded by the coding sequence ATGGCATCCGAAGACATCTCCGGCTACAGCTTGCGCCGTGGGCTCGGGTCTGGTTCGGCCGGCACTGTCTGGCTGCTCCGGGACCTGGCCACCGGGCGGCACGCTGTGCTCAAACGCATCCCGAAATCCGCCGCCGTGGCGACGAACGAGTTCCTGGGCGACCTCGAACTCGCCCGCGGCATCGACCATCCGCATCTCGCCCGACTGCTCGAGGTCAGAGAGTCCGACCGAGAGTGGCTCCTCTTCAGCCAGTACGTCGCCGCAGGCACGCTCACGTCGCTGCTGGAGCGCCGCGGCGCCCTCTCACCAGGCGAACTGGTCACTCTCATCAGCCCACTGGCCCAAGCCCTCTCCGCCTTACACGGAAGGGGTCTCACCCACGGCCACTTGGACCTCAACGACATCATGTTCGACGCCGATGGCCGCCCGGTCATCACCGACGCCGGACTCCGCGCCTTGTCGTCGCCGACCACGCCCCAAGCCGACCTCTCAGCCCTAGGCGCTATTGCTCATCAGGCAGGCGGCACCGCCAAGACCTTCCCACCGTCCCTCTTCACCACCACGCCCGAGGTCCTCGCCCAACAAGCCCTCCATCGGGCGACTCCACTCCCCATCTCCCTCAACTTCACCCAAGACCCCGAGCCCGCCACCAAAACCTCACCCGTCACGCCGGCCACTACACCGGCGCCCGCTACGCCTGCCTCACCAGTTGCGCCTGCCATCAGCCTGCGGCGATCACAGCCACCCACCCAACAGCGCGGAAGCATCCGTGAGACCGCGCTCAAGTTCCTGCGCACCAAACGCGCCGCCTACGGCATCCTCGCTGCCTGCGGAGCCGGCGCGGTCACAACCCTCGTCATCGGCCTCCTCACCGTCGGCGTCCTCGGCCACCCCGCCCCGAACTCCACCGCCAACGCGGCCCAACCCACCCAACCCACAACCCCACACCAGTCGACAACTCCACGGCAGCCCGTGACCCCGAAACAACCGGCGGCGGATGGCAAGAAGTGGTTGCAGACCTTGCAGGCTTTGGATGTACGCCGCTCCCAGGCGTTCGCCACGCTCGACCCGACCGTGCTCAACTCCGTCTACGTACCCGGCAGCTCGCCCTGGTCCGCCGACCGAGAACTCCTCGCCACCTACCGAAAGCAGCAGCTCCGGATCGAAGGACTCCGCCTGCAGATCCAGTCCGTGACCGTGGAAAACCCCGGCCCGACAACCGTCGTACTCCGAGTCGTCGACCGCTTCGTCGCAGGCGCAGCGATCACCTCGACCGGCCAGCGAACGATCTTCCCGCCCGGAAAACCGACCACCCGCCGCGTGACTCTCACGGCAGCCGCCACATCCTGGCGCATCTCATCGATAGCCGAAGCATGA
- a CDS encoding TIGR01777 family oxidoreductase — protein sequence MKYVLAGSSGFLGKALARDLVADGHQVTRLVRREPSQPSEVQWDPTRGELDPVALENADVLINLAGANIGRPWTPKYRLAIRESRVSTTATLAEAAATLERPPVFITQSGIGGYGKDCGDQILTEESELGEGFLSDVVRVWEGAADPAREAGCRVVALRTGVVLNRSAPAFQLLSLPFRVGVGGRLGSGKQYFPVVSLDDWLGAVRHCAENDQVSGPVNVTLPEPVTNQEFTKALGAALHRPTLVPVPSFVLTTVLGEFAWELIGSKRALPNALLSSSFTFKHPTAEAALESALA from the coding sequence GTGAAATATGTGCTCGCCGGTTCGTCCGGCTTCCTCGGTAAGGCATTGGCGCGTGACCTGGTGGCCGACGGCCATCAGGTCACCCGGCTGGTACGGCGTGAGCCGTCGCAGCCGAGCGAGGTCCAGTGGGATCCCACACGTGGAGAGCTGGATCCGGTCGCTCTCGAGAACGCCGATGTGCTGATCAACCTGGCCGGCGCGAACATCGGCCGGCCCTGGACTCCGAAGTACCGGCTGGCGATCCGGGAGAGCCGGGTCAGTACCACCGCCACGCTCGCGGAGGCCGCCGCGACGCTGGAGCGGCCGCCGGTGTTCATCACCCAGAGCGGCATCGGCGGCTACGGCAAGGACTGCGGCGACCAGATCCTCACCGAAGAGTCGGAACTCGGCGAGGGATTCCTGTCCGATGTCGTGCGGGTCTGGGAAGGCGCCGCCGATCCGGCGCGCGAGGCCGGTTGCCGGGTCGTCGCCCTGCGCACGGGCGTCGTGCTCAATCGCTCGGCACCTGCCTTCCAGTTGCTCTCGTTGCCGTTCCGGGTGGGCGTCGGTGGACGGCTCGGATCTGGCAAGCAGTACTTCCCGGTCGTCTCGCTGGACGACTGGCTCGGCGCCGTCCGGCACTGCGCCGAGAACGATCAGGTGTCCGGGCCGGTCAACGTGACGCTGCCGGAGCCGGTCACCAACCAGGAGTTCACGAAGGCCCTGGGCGCCGCGCTGCATCGACCGACGCTGGTACCCGTCCCGTCGTTCGTGCTCACCACGGTGCTCGGCGAGTTCGCCTGGGAACTGATCGGCAGCAAGCGCGCGCTCCCCAACGCGCTGCTGTCCTCCTCCTTCACCTTCAAACACCCCACGGCGGAAGCCGCGCTCGAGTCCGCCCTCGCCTGA
- the sucB gene encoding 2-oxoglutarate dehydrogenase, E2 component, dihydrolipoamide succinyltransferase, producing MPTSVSLPALGESVTEGTVTRWLKQVGDTVAVDEPLLEVSTDKVDTEIPSPVAGTLLEIKAAEDETVEVGAELAVIGDAGESTAPDSSSNGQAAPAEEAPAQEAPAAQEAPAEAAPQAQAAPAQEAPAAQAAPAEAAPQAQAAPAADAGQASSGSATGTSVTLPALGESVTEGTVTRWLKQVGDDVAVDEPLLEVSTDKVDTEIPSPVAGKLLEIKVAEDETVEVGAELAIVGSGDAAPAAATPAPAAPAAEQAAPQAAAPAPAAAPAPQAPAAQAPAPQSAPAQAPAPQSAPAPAAQAPAAQAPAAQAPTNQAPAPQSAQAPAPQAAPPALPAAQAPAASSNGSSSEGPNYVTPLVRKLATEHSVDLGAVQGTGVGGRIRKQDVLAAAEAQKAAAAAAPAAAAAPASAPAAKAAAISPLRGTTEKMSRIRKAIASHMVNSLHVSAQLTTVVEVDVTEISKLRNAKKAEFEAREGVKLSFLPFFALAAVDALKQYPKLNASINDEAGEVTYHAAEHLGIAVDAEKGLMVPVVHNAGDLNIAGLAKKIADLAARVRTNKVLPDEMAGGTFTITNTGSRGALFDTPILNQPQVGMLGTGSVVKRPVVITHPELGETIAIRQMVYLALTYDHRLVDGADAARYLTAVKQRLEEAQFDV from the coding sequence ATGCCGACCTCTGTATCCCTGCCGGCCCTCGGGGAGAGCGTCACCGAAGGAACCGTCACCCGCTGGCTCAAGCAGGTCGGTGACACGGTTGCCGTCGACGAGCCCCTGCTGGAGGTCTCGACCGACAAGGTCGACACCGAGATCCCCTCCCCCGTGGCCGGCACTCTCCTGGAGATCAAGGCCGCCGAGGACGAAACCGTAGAGGTAGGCGCCGAACTAGCAGTAATCGGCGACGCCGGCGAATCCACCGCCCCCGACTCCTCTTCCAACGGCCAGGCTGCCCCGGCTGAGGAAGCCCCGGCCCAGGAAGCCCCCGCAGCCCAGGAGGCACCCGCCGAAGCCGCGCCGCAGGCCCAGGCCGCACCGGCCCAGGAAGCCCCGGCAGCACAGGCTGCTCCGGCCGAGGCCGCCCCGCAGGCGCAGGCCGCGCCCGCAGCGGACGCCGGCCAGGCGTCCTCAGGTTCCGCGACCGGTACGTCGGTAACGCTGCCCGCACTGGGCGAGAGCGTCACCGAAGGCACCGTCACCCGCTGGCTGAAGCAGGTCGGCGACGACGTGGCCGTCGACGAGCCGCTCCTCGAGGTCTCCACCGACAAGGTCGACACCGAGATCCCCTCGCCGGTCGCCGGCAAGCTGCTGGAGATCAAGGTCGCCGAAGACGAAACCGTCGAGGTAGGCGCCGAACTAGCCATCGTCGGCTCAGGCGACGCAGCCCCCGCCGCAGCCACCCCGGCCCCGGCCGCCCCGGCAGCCGAGCAAGCAGCCCCGCAGGCAGCAGCCCCGGCACCCGCCGCAGCTCCGGCCCCGCAGGCCCCCGCCGCGCAGGCCCCGGCCCCGCAGTCGGCGCCCGCTCAGGCTCCGGCTCCGCAGTCGGCACCGGCTCCGGCCGCCCAGGCTCCGGCCGCCCAGGCCCCCGCGGCCCAGGCACCGACTAACCAGGCACCTGCCCCGCAGTCGGCCCAGGCTCCCGCGCCGCAGGCGGCTCCCCCGGCCCTGCCCGCAGCTCAGGCACCGGCCGCGTCGTCGAACGGTTCTTCGTCAGAGGGCCCGAACTACGTCACCCCCCTCGTCCGCAAGCTCGCGACTGAGCACTCGGTCGACCTCGGCGCCGTCCAGGGCACCGGCGTCGGCGGCCGCATCCGCAAGCAGGACGTACTCGCTGCCGCCGAGGCCCAGAAGGCCGCGGCCGCCGCAGCTCCGGCAGCAGCCGCCGCTCCCGCCTCGGCCCCTGCGGCGAAGGCCGCGGCCATCAGCCCGCTGCGTGGCACGACCGAGAAGATGAGCCGGATCCGCAAGGCCATCGCCAGCCATATGGTCAACTCGCTGCACGTCTCGGCGCAGCTGACCACCGTGGTCGAGGTCGACGTCACCGAGATCTCCAAGCTCCGGAACGCCAAGAAGGCCGAGTTCGAGGCCCGCGAGGGCGTCAAGCTGTCCTTCCTGCCGTTCTTCGCGCTCGCCGCGGTGGACGCGCTGAAGCAGTACCCGAAGCTGAACGCCTCGATCAACGACGAGGCCGGTGAGGTCACCTACCACGCCGCCGAGCACCTGGGCATCGCCGTGGACGCCGAGAAGGGCCTGATGGTCCCGGTCGTGCACAACGCCGGCGACCTGAACATCGCCGGCCTGGCGAAGAAGATCGCCGACCTGGCCGCGCGGGTGCGGACCAACAAGGTCCTGCCGGACGAGATGGCGGGCGGCACGTTCACCATCACCAACACCGGTAGCCGGGGCGCGCTGTTCGACACCCCGATCCTGAACCAGCCGCAGGTCGGCATGCTCGGGACCGGCTCGGTCGTCAAGCGTCCGGTCGTCATCACCCACCCGGAGCTCGGCGAGACGATCGCGATCCGGCAGATGGTCTACCTGGCGCTGACCTACGACCACCGCCTGGTCGACGGCGCCGACGCGGCCCGCTACCTGACCGCGGTCAAGCAGCGGCTCGAGGAAGCCCAGTTCGACGTCTGA
- the lpdA gene encoding dihydrolipoyl dehydrogenase produces the protein MTNTADSNTTYDLVILGGGSGGYAAALRAAVLGMSVALVEKDKLGGTCLHRGCIPTKALLHAAEVADSAREGEQFGVRTTLEGVDMGGVNKYKDGVVDRLFKGLQGQIKSRGITVIEGEGRLTSPTTVAVNGTTYTGRNIIIASGSYSRSLPGLEIDGNRVIASEHALTMDRVPESAVILGGGVIGVEFASAWTSFGTKVTIVEALPRLVPAEDADCSKTLERAFRKRKINFKTGTPFESVDTHDNGVRVTVAGGEVIEAEVLLVAVGRGPNTAGIGYEEVGVALDRGFVTVDEHLQTSVPGVYAVGDIVPGLQLAHRGFQQGIFVAEHLAGLNPAPIDELGIPRVTYSEPEVASVGLTEEQAKAKYGEVEILNYNLGGNGKSQILKTQGFVKLVRAKDGAVVGLHMVGSRVGELIGEAQLIYNWEAFPADVAPLVHAHPTQNEALGEAHMALAGKPLHFHE, from the coding sequence GTGACGAACACGGCAGACAGCAACACGACGTACGACCTGGTGATCCTCGGCGGTGGCAGTGGTGGCTATGCCGCCGCGCTGCGCGCCGCAGTACTGGGGATGTCGGTTGCTCTGGTGGAGAAGGACAAGCTCGGCGGCACCTGCCTGCACCGCGGCTGTATCCCGACCAAGGCTCTGCTGCACGCGGCCGAGGTGGCCGATTCGGCCCGTGAGGGTGAGCAGTTCGGTGTCCGGACCACGCTCGAGGGCGTCGACATGGGCGGCGTGAACAAGTACAAGGACGGCGTCGTCGACCGGCTCTTCAAGGGCCTGCAGGGACAGATCAAGTCCCGCGGCATCACCGTGATCGAGGGCGAGGGACGGCTGACCTCGCCGACCACGGTCGCGGTCAACGGCACGACGTACACCGGCCGCAACATCATCATCGCCTCCGGCTCGTACTCCCGCTCGCTGCCCGGGCTGGAGATCGACGGCAACCGGGTGATCGCCAGCGAGCACGCGCTGACGATGGACCGGGTGCCCGAGTCCGCGGTGATCCTCGGCGGCGGCGTGATCGGCGTCGAGTTCGCCAGCGCGTGGACCTCGTTCGGCACCAAGGTGACGATCGTCGAGGCGCTGCCCCGGCTGGTACCGGCCGAGGACGCCGACTGCAGCAAGACGCTCGAGCGCGCGTTCCGCAAGCGCAAGATCAACTTCAAGACCGGTACGCCGTTCGAGTCCGTCGACACCCACGACAACGGGGTCCGCGTGACCGTCGCCGGCGGTGAGGTGATCGAGGCCGAGGTGCTGCTGGTCGCGGTCGGCCGCGGCCCGAACACGGCCGGGATCGGGTACGAGGAGGTCGGGGTCGCGCTCGATCGCGGCTTCGTCACCGTCGACGAGCACCTGCAGACCAGCGTGCCGGGCGTCTACGCGGTCGGCGACATCGTGCCCGGCCTGCAGCTCGCGCACCGCGGTTTCCAGCAGGGCATCTTCGTCGCCGAGCACCTCGCCGGGCTGAACCCGGCCCCGATCGACGAGCTCGGCATCCCGCGCGTCACCTACTCCGAGCCCGAGGTCGCCTCCGTCGGCCTGACCGAGGAGCAGGCCAAGGCGAAGTACGGCGAGGTCGAGATCCTCAACTACAACCTCGGCGGCAACGGCAAGAGCCAGATCCTCAAGACCCAGGGCTTCGTGAAGCTGGTCCGGGCCAAGGACGGCGCGGTGGTCGGCCTGCACATGGTCGGCTCCCGGGTCGGCGAGCTGATCGGCGAAGCCCAGCTGATCTACAACTGGGAGGCCTTCCCCGCCGACGTCGCGCCGCTGGTGCACGCCCACCCGACCCAGAACGAGGCCCTCGGCGAGGCGCACATGGCGCTGGCCGGTAAGCCTTTGCACTTTCATGAGTAA
- a CDS encoding nucleotidyl transferase AbiEii/AbiGii toxin family protein, whose protein sequence is MLTQTDARAVADRFGASDNQIRRDHLISHLLAALSEHVADRVIFFGGTALSRTLLPDGRLSEDIDLIAVGSRSELAELLTVVLPRALRREYPRLIWDPSLTDVRDVESALLRSPDGLTVRLQLLDSVGYPKWPVTAVDLVQRYGDAPPARLTTPTPPAFAAWKTAAWFDRAAARDL, encoded by the coding sequence GTGCTGACTCAAACCGATGCCCGCGCGGTCGCCGACCGCTTCGGCGCCTCCGACAACCAGATCAGACGTGACCACCTGATCTCTCACCTGCTGGCGGCGCTGAGCGAGCATGTCGCCGATCGCGTCATCTTCTTCGGTGGCACGGCACTGTCGCGCACGCTGCTGCCCGACGGCAGGCTTTCCGAGGACATCGATCTGATCGCAGTGGGTTCCCGGAGCGAACTGGCTGAGCTCCTGACCGTGGTCCTCCCACGGGCACTTCGGCGGGAGTACCCGCGGTTGATCTGGGATCCGTCGCTCACCGACGTACGGGACGTGGAGTCAGCCCTGCTCCGCTCGCCCGACGGACTGACGGTTCGACTTCAACTGCTCGATTCCGTCGGATACCCGAAATGGCCCGTGACCGCCGTGGATCTGGTTCAACGGTACGGCGACGCGCCACCGGCTCGCCTGACCACGCCGACCCCGCCTGCGTTCGCTGCCTGGAAGACCGCTGCTTGGTTCGACCGTGCAGCTGCGCGAGATCTGTAA
- a CDS encoding type IV toxin-antitoxin system AbiEi family antitoxin domain-containing protein, translating into MPSYAAPRVPGDLIRRGRVLRPADAAGIYAHPRPEFRRLEEGGALRRLASGLYAVVPDDLVGTHWLPDLESVALGVAISGGRSNAAALMGISAARVHSAIPRTINVATVAVTHHRRNLELTDRDAEIFFVRRDLDRLDLQRQHTELADGWVTTIEQTVLDLISRPDLGGAPDAAEEAVSALLIRSDLDLLRRLADQQHRRSTVERALKARP; encoded by the coding sequence ATGCCATCCTACGCAGCGCCTCGTGTTCCGGGAGATTTGATCCGCCGCGGGCGCGTACTTCGACCCGCAGATGCGGCGGGCATCTACGCCCACCCGCGCCCGGAGTTCCGGCGTCTGGAAGAAGGCGGTGCACTGCGACGCCTGGCGAGCGGTCTGTACGCCGTAGTACCGGACGATCTGGTCGGCACCCACTGGCTACCTGACCTCGAGTCGGTCGCCCTGGGAGTCGCGATTTCTGGCGGGCGTTCGAACGCGGCCGCGCTGATGGGAATCAGTGCGGCGCGGGTCCACTCCGCTATCCCCAGAACCATCAATGTCGCCACGGTCGCGGTCACCCACCACCGCCGCAATCTCGAACTCACCGATCGCGACGCCGAGATCTTCTTCGTCCGCAGGGACCTCGACCGGCTGGACCTTCAGCGCCAGCACACGGAACTCGCCGACGGCTGGGTGACGACGATCGAGCAGACGGTTCTCGACCTGATCTCTCGACCGGATCTCGGCGGCGCACCTGATGCAGCCGAAGAGGCAGTCAGCGCCCTGCTGATCCGATCCGACCTCGATCTGCTCCGTCGCCTGGCCGACCAGCAACACCGCCGCAGCACGGTCGAGCGAGCCCTGAAAGCAAGGCCATGA
- a CDS encoding carbon-nitrogen hydrolase family protein, protein MTSLSVAAAQISTGPDPVANLATATEAVRRAAAAGASLVALPEATLAAFGTDLRAVAEPLDGPFATGLRKVAADLGVVVIAGLFEPSDDGRVHNTLLATGPGVEASYRKIHLYDAFGSRESDLVAPGQDLVTIDVNGVRVGLATCYDLRFASQFTDLGRAGAELIVVPASWGAGPGKEEQWDLLTRARASDAQAWLLACDQAWTPPQGTDPLGIGRSTLIDPLGHTRARLAATPDLLLGTADTELVSTVRARIPILGKPGIDSEF, encoded by the coding sequence ATGACATCTCTCAGTGTTGCGGCAGCGCAGATCAGCACCGGCCCGGACCCAGTGGCCAATCTAGCCACCGCCACCGAAGCAGTACGCCGGGCCGCTGCCGCCGGCGCGTCCCTGGTCGCTCTGCCCGAGGCAACCCTGGCGGCCTTCGGCACTGACCTACGCGCCGTCGCCGAGCCTCTGGACGGCCCATTCGCGACCGGCCTGCGCAAGGTCGCGGCCGACCTGGGCGTAGTGGTGATCGCCGGCTTGTTCGAGCCGTCCGACGACGGCCGGGTGCACAACACGCTGCTCGCGACCGGGCCTGGCGTCGAGGCTTCGTACCGCAAGATCCACCTCTACGACGCCTTCGGCTCCCGCGAGTCCGACTTGGTCGCCCCCGGCCAGGACCTGGTGACGATCGACGTCAACGGCGTACGGGTCGGACTGGCAACCTGCTACGACCTGCGCTTCGCCTCCCAGTTCACCGACCTCGGCCGAGCCGGCGCCGAGCTCATCGTCGTACCGGCGTCCTGGGGCGCAGGACCCGGCAAAGAAGAGCAGTGGGACCTACTGACCCGTGCACGGGCATCGGACGCACAGGCGTGGCTACTGGCCTGCGATCAGGCATGGACGCCACCCCAGGGCACAGACCCCTTGGGTATCGGCCGCAGCACCCTGATCGATCCACTGGGGCACACCCGCGCCCGTCTGGCCGCGACGCCGGATCTGCTGCTGGGCACGGCGGACACGGAATTGGTGAGTACGGTGCGAGCACGAATCCCGATCCTCGGGAAGCCGGGAATTGACTCGGAATTCTAG
- a CDS encoding GntR family transcriptional regulator, producing MQLSGDSGRDRAYQYLRGTVLSDPAVSGTFINEQAVATEVGISRTPVREALLMLAAEDLVQLVPHRGAFVAPVPGREIAEMMQARGVIESWAATTCLASPDGAPVDAMSAVLGQQRAIVEAGDAKEFIELDSQFHALLVEAAGNAVLGRLYDSLRARHVLLGVVALQRSTTRRQDVLAEHQAIVDGLASGDAAEAEKAILRHLDTTGSILMQG from the coding sequence ATGCAATTGAGTGGGGACTCCGGCCGAGACCGTGCCTACCAGTACCTGCGGGGGACCGTGCTGAGCGATCCAGCGGTCTCCGGGACGTTCATCAATGAGCAAGCCGTCGCCACCGAGGTCGGCATCTCCCGTACTCCGGTACGCGAAGCCCTGCTCATGTTGGCCGCGGAGGACCTGGTGCAACTCGTCCCACACCGGGGCGCCTTCGTCGCACCCGTGCCCGGCCGGGAGATCGCCGAGATGATGCAGGCCCGTGGCGTCATCGAGTCCTGGGCGGCAACTACCTGCCTGGCCTCACCCGATGGCGCACCCGTGGACGCCATGTCCGCAGTGCTCGGGCAGCAGCGTGCCATTGTCGAGGCCGGTGACGCCAAGGAGTTCATCGAGCTCGATAGCCAGTTCCACGCGCTACTGGTGGAGGCGGCCGGCAATGCCGTGCTCGGCCGGCTATACGACAGCCTGCGCGCTCGACACGTGCTGCTGGGCGTAGTGGCCTTGCAGCGGAGCACCACCAGGCGGCAGGACGTACTGGCCGAGCACCAAGCGATCGTGGACGGCCTTGCCTCCGGGGACGCAGCCGAGGCCGAGAAGGCGATCCTGCGCCACCTCGACACCACCGGCTCCATCCTTATGCAGGGCTGA
- a CDS encoding MFS transporter — translation MSNPTAPVAGDRRSLYKAFAASLSGTSLEWYDFAVYSSAAALVFGDLFFPGSEPLTGTLQAFGTYAVGYIARPLGGIIFGRLGDVIGRKKVLVATLLLIGIATFFIGLLPTHPQAGALAPTLLVFLRFIQGVGVGGEWGGAVLLSSEFSQAGQRGFWASAAQVGPPLGTLMANGVLAVLAGLLSEDQFLSWGWRVAFLLSAVLVAFGLLIRTKLEETPVFKELEARGDRPTAPVTEVLRTQTRGLVAAILSRVGPDVLYAMFAVFVLTYATKNLGMSRGQAVTAVLVGSAFQVGLIPLSGWLSDRYGRRLIYAIGAVGGAIWSVVFFAMASSLATVLPGVVIGLVFHSLMYGPQAAFVSEQFTARLRYTGSSLAYTFAGIIGGALAPLAFTYFLAKTGTGYVIALYIVVACVVTLVGLRLGRAVQDDVAPISATAVSPA, via the coding sequence ATGTCCAATCCCACCGCCCCAGTCGCCGGTGATCGCCGGAGTCTGTACAAAGCCTTCGCGGCGAGCCTGTCGGGCACGTCGCTGGAGTGGTACGACTTCGCCGTCTACAGCTCCGCCGCGGCGCTCGTCTTCGGTGACCTGTTCTTCCCGGGCAGCGAGCCGCTCACCGGCACACTGCAGGCCTTCGGCACGTACGCGGTCGGCTACATCGCCCGGCCGCTCGGCGGCATCATCTTCGGCCGACTGGGTGACGTGATCGGCCGCAAGAAGGTGCTGGTCGCGACCTTGCTGCTGATCGGCATCGCCACCTTCTTCATCGGGCTACTGCCGACCCACCCGCAGGCCGGGGCTCTTGCACCGACCCTCCTGGTGTTCCTGCGGTTCATCCAAGGCGTAGGGGTTGGCGGCGAGTGGGGTGGAGCGGTCCTGCTGAGCAGTGAGTTCAGCCAGGCTGGGCAGCGGGGCTTCTGGGCCTCCGCCGCTCAGGTGGGCCCGCCGCTCGGCACGTTGATGGCCAACGGCGTGCTGGCGGTACTGGCCGGATTGCTGTCCGAGGACCAGTTCCTGAGCTGGGGTTGGCGGGTTGCCTTCCTGTTGTCCGCAGTACTGGTTGCGTTTGGGCTGCTGATCCGGACGAAGCTGGAGGAGACTCCTGTATTCAAGGAGTTGGAGGCCCGTGGCGATCGGCCGACCGCGCCAGTGACCGAGGTACTGCGTACGCAGACGCGCGGACTCGTCGCGGCCATCCTGTCGCGGGTTGGGCCTGACGTGCTCTATGCGATGTTCGCTGTCTTCGTGCTGACCTATGCGACCAAGAACCTGGGGATGAGTCGCGGCCAGGCGGTGACGGCGGTACTGGTCGGGTCTGCGTTCCAGGTGGGGCTGATCCCCTTGTCTGGTTGGCTTTCCGACCGGTATGGGCGGAGGCTGATCTATGCCATCGGCGCTGTCGGCGGGGCGATCTGGAGTGTGGTGTTCTTCGCGATGGCGTCCTCGCTCGCGACTGTGCTGCCTGGTGTGGTGATCGGGCTGGTGTTCCACTCGCTGATGTATGGACCGCAGGCAGCCTTTGTGTCGGAGCAGTTCACGGCACGGCTGCGGTACACGGGTAGCTCCCTGGCCTACACCTTCGCCGGCATCATCGGGGGCGCGCTGGCGCCATTGGCATTCACCTACTTCCTGGCGAAGACCGGTACTGGCTATGTGATCGCGCTGTACATCGTGGTGGCCTGTGTCGTCACCCTGGTCGGCTTGAGGCTCGGCCGGGCGGTACAGGACGACGTGGCGCCGATCTCCGCGACTGCTGTCAGCCCTGCATGA